A genomic segment from Capra hircus breed San Clemente chromosome 15, ASM170441v1, whole genome shotgun sequence encodes:
- the LOC102181861 gene encoding olfactory receptor 52H1-like, which translates to MYNLSCYNPGSFILAGIPGLEKFHVWIGIPFCAIYVLAIVGNGTLLHLIVVEDSLHEPMFFFLSLLATTDLILSTATVPKLLSNLWLGSQEITFTGCLTQMFFLHFSFVVDSAILLTMALDRYVAICFPLRYTSILAPQVIIKLVVGIVVRSFSVILPDVFLLKRLPFCGTRIIPHTYCEHIGVARLSSADISINIWYGFSVPLMTVVSDVIFIAVSYIFILHAVFHLSSPGARQKALGTCGSHVCVILMFYTPAFFSILAHRFGHSVPRNMLILFANLYVAIPPALNPIVYGVKTKKIQDKFVLLFTLKKTQ; encoded by the coding sequence ATGTATAACTTGAGCTGTTACAATCCTGGCTCCTTTATCCTTGCTGGAATACCTGGCCTGGAGAAGTTTCACGTCTGGATTGGGATTCCCTTTTGTGCCAtctatgttctggctattgtGGGCAATGGCACCCTCCTCCACCTTATTGTCGTTGAGGACAGCCTCCATGAGCCcatgtttttcttcctctctctgctggCCACCACGGACCTCATCTTGTCTACTGCCACGGTGCCCAAACTGCTCAGTAACCTCTGGCTTGGCTCCCAGGAAATAACGTTCACTGGCTGTCTCACCCAAATGTTCTTCCTCCACTTCAGCTTTGTAGTGGACTCAGCCATCCTGCTGACTATGGCACTGgatcgctatgtggccatctgcttCCCCTTGAGATACACCAGCATCCTGGCTCCTCAGGTGATTATCAAGCTTGTGGTGGGCATTGTTGTGAGGAGTTTCTCGGTTATCTTGCCAGATGTCTTTCTGCTGAAGAGGTTGCCCTTCTGCGGAACACGAATCATCCCCCACACATATTGTGAGCATATAGGTGTTGCTCGGCTTTCCTCTGCTGACATCTCCATCAACATCTGGTATGGATTTTCAGTGCCTCTCATGACTGTTGTCTCAGATGTGATCTTTATTGCTGTCTCCTATATCTTCATCCTCCATGCTGTCTTTCATCTTTCATCCCCGGGTGCCCGCCAAAAGGCACTCGGTACCTGTGGTTCCCATGTCTGTGTCATCCTCATGTTTTACACACCTGCCTTCTTCTCCATCCTCGCCCATCGCTTTGGGCACAGTGTACCTCGAAATATGCTCATCTTATTTGCCAACCTCTACGTGGCCATCCCTCCTGCTCTAAATCCTATAGTGTATGGAGTGAAGACCAAGAAGATCCAGGACAAATTTGTTCTCCTCTTTACTTTGAAGAAGACACAATGA